GTTCAAAACCCCTAGACCCTCTCACCATCCATTTTTactgaaaagacaaaaaaacaaaacaattacagACTTCTTTCATAACATCACAATATCCTCaactctgacagcctggtggaaagccaacaaaatgacaaaatcaaccCTATACTAGGCTCACCCCCCTCTGGCACAACCCTGACTTTCGACTGCACAATTCACCTATCTATTTTCCCAAATGGCAGCAAAAGGGAATCTCCCACCTCTATCATGTTtttgaaaaacacaaacacatttacctCAATCATCCAGAAATTTGGGATCGGGAGAGACCAATTCCTCCACTACCAACAGCTGAAATCCTTAATCAAatccaaaataaaaataactaaCAACACCTTACAACTTTCCAACACCAGTGAACAACTAATGGAAATGTCCAACCACTCCAAAACACTTATATCAAAGCTCTACAAACTCATCTCTTCTATAAACCCCACCATAACACTCCCCAAAACAAAATGGGAAAGTGACCTCCCGACCCCAATTTCTGGACACAAATCTGCAGGAACATCTTTACTATGACCAGCAACACTAATTTACAACTCATACAATATAAAACCACAAACTATGATTGTTCTAACTCCTCCAAAGACGGTCgttaattaaaggagaattccggtgtgatattgacctaaagtgtgttgaaacatgataccgagtgtgaacgtatgtctcatagcccatctcggcttgtcccctgcactccaaaatctggcgctagttagccgatgctaccaacagctttttcaatggtggtgcttcggcatcgggctagccatgcaaataaatcactgttttacactatttacgaggctcaatgtatctccacacttcattggtagacttccgagggccctgacatttaaaacgagacattgagaactttgaaaaagcactggtagtttacttacaagacgatttatacagacagtatcttcacaaagtttagcgtttgcagccatcttgaatttagtcacgataagtcgagcgacaagtaagaatgaacaggtatgataagggatcagattccaaaaataattcagtggaaatgcatggattccagtttcttccagtagcagcaactggaatccatgcatttccacggaattatttttggaatctggaATTTTTGGAATTATTGTGCAACGATAGTTTGAAAGCATTCACTGATTTGACCTCAAATTGTGTGTGAAGGAAATATTCTTCTGCTTCTGTTTCATGTTTTAAATGTGTTGTACGTTTTAAAGCTTTTTGCAAACATATCATTGTAACCATAGTGCTTCTCTTTAGGCCTGTGTTagttgttttgaaaatgtgaagtttgagttgacaaaagcattcaagcaatgaagaaaaactgtaagaaatATTTGGATTTACAGGTGAGGAGTGATCCAATATTTTTTGTGTTTCCAAAGGCTGCAGTCTGCAAGATACGAACAGTATTAAAGTCACTAAATATCCTGGTGAATATGTTCTCCTGCCGTGCTCCTGTGCTAATCTCCAGGATGAACCTCACCACTTAAGATGgatgaaaaacacacaccaactgATTTATCCCACCAAATCTCACCTCCCGGACAGGATTCACATGTTTAATCAGGAATCTCCAGGAAATCTCTCCCTGCTCATATCAGACCTGACTAAAGAGGATGAGGGAAACTACAGGTGTGAGGGCTGGACCTCCAGCTACAGAGACATCACACTTAGAGTTGAAGGTAGGACTTTTATTATGTAATAATATTTTAGACAGAATTGACTATTTTACTGCAACTGATTCAGAATGACAAGGATACTGCTTCAGCAATACAATTTGTGTTGTAGTTCTATATGTTGttatgatgtaggcctatgtgaaaAGAAGGGGAAAATGCTCATGACAAGAAACTGAGCTATGTTGGGTTTAGACAATATTTGATAAGTGTCATGTTTCTTCCAGAATGCTCTCTAATGGAAAAGAACACAAGATTTGAGATTGTGAAAAGCTCAGGAGAATCTGTGCTGCTGCCCTGCTCCTGTTCTCCTCTGCATGTCAAACCTGAGAGTGTGAACTGGGATGTCTTCAGATCGAGAGGGTCTCCAAATGGCTTACCCATGGAAGTACCCAGTACAAGTGGACCCTATAGAGGCAGAGTTCAGATGTTTAAGCATCTTTCACCAGGAAATGCTTCTCTGCTCATATCAGACCTGACTGAGGAGGACCAGGGAATATATAGGTGCTTTCTTAATAAACAGGTCAGGGAAATTAACCTCCTTATTAAAGGTcagcattttttatgttttatcatCTGATTATAAATGGTTTTAATCATTACCATGACATCAGTGGTCCTTTCATTAAAATATATTTCTTTCTGTTCCATATCTTCATCCTATATCACCAGCAAGCGTGTTGCCATCTAAAGCAccacctaaaacacacacaccagtaactAAAGAAAAAGGTTTGTCCCCTTTATCAACATTGCATATTACATTTAGGACAATAGTATAACACAATTTCCTCTTTAGTGATCTTTGAATGTTTAAATAGCATTTTCACATTGACATTGGCATAGCAACccattctgattttttggtaTCTATTGCTCAAGTTTAGAGTTTGTGTGCTATTCTTTAAAACTGCTGTGCTACAGTAGTtatgtggtggtgtgtgctgCTGGCTCTTCCACCACTCACATGTATATTATCTCTGGTTAAAAAGTACCTTCATTTTCTGGCTGGTGTGTGATCTTTCCAGCTTTACCAGTACCTTTGCTGGTGCCCTTGTCTTGCATGGTCGTGTTAACATCTGTACGATAAATACATCTGGATACAATTGTGGTGATACTTTGATTAAATATACATGTAGCTGCAAAACCAGCACTGATTCCTCTTGAAGCTGGGGCTTGAGAGGCTTTAGAGATTACTTGACTTGAAAACATAAGATACATTACAAACGTTTGCATGCCACatttagggatgtaacggttaccggtataatggtaaaccgtgataaaaatgttgaagataacaattaccgttttcatttcaaatatcataattatcacggttaattaccacggtgtggaaaccgtgtttAATCCTTTctagcttcatccgagcctgcttttgacatacagtaggcctggtacaatggaacaaaactggtactgaTTCTGATGTCTAATTGATGGATTTAACTgagattcggattaggctacacctgcttttaaaaggcggaacattttcactgcaaaatgtgcactgtatcatgtagccacaaCGTTTGTTTCGGCAGGATTTAGGCCTATGAATGTGAATGAACATATGTCCTTCTCCAGTAGCAATAGGCCAcctaaaatgcaccagaataaagGGATCACATCTACTTAGTAAGATGTGATCCCTTCCTCAATGTAAGTTCAGTTAACTTTtgacacttttaaaaataccgCAATAATACCAAacaccgtgataattttggtcactataaccgtgaggttaaaatTTCATACCATTACATCCCTAGCCACATTGATATAAAAAAACATAGCAACACAGTCAAATTggatcatttttatttatttatttatttatttattttttattgcaaACACCATTGACATTACAATTAGTAAAGTTACCAGagatgtaaataaaaggggggaggggaagaagaggatgctatttatttgctattaataataataataataataataataatagtaataataataataataataataataacaataatagttccagctaccatcccctgcccagtgttcgaggatatgtgtatctgttgatgaaatgtgttggtgtggagatggatctcaggcaaagagggtcaggactgtaggtaggtgataaaggggtaccaaggagaggttgtatcctgtATTGAGTATTGATTACGCttgtagttgataggttttctaatgatatatagtctgttaacaagtttttccaatgagtgatgtgaacATTGTTCctagatttccagttcatgaggattgttttcttggcgatagtcagcgctgccagcagtgttttattgcaagagttgcttaaattgactgtggatgtatcaccaagtatgcataaggaaggggatgctgggatgtgacagccaaagatggaagagagagattttgtgacactcacccagaagtggttgattggagtgcaatgccaaaccgcatggatgtatgtgtctgggttgttttgtgtgcagtgagagcaTAGATCCGAAccaaaccccattttagccaatttatgtgcagtgaagtgaaatctgtgaagaaccttgtattgtattagttgtagattactattctttttcatgaggtagatgtttttgcacattttggtccagaagtcTCAAGCAgtagatctgctcctagttattttaattcaataatcaagccttacatccccaaccgcccactgcggtcttctggtgagcgtatgttgtgtcgaccagtcatgaaaactgggtctaattccagactcttttcttcagtggttccatgttggtggaatgaactgcccagtgctctccgttcctgtggtagttttgggtcgtttaagaggggtctaaagacattcctattcaacatatacttagttgtttaagcgcttatgtgttatggtttatataatgttgttttattttaattgggctgttaattaatttgtcattattgtttattattgatattctccttaatgtagtcttagcatgtcattgtttttatattattgattgaattgacattattgttttattattgcctttccccttttttacattgctttttattaggctattgcttgaattgatattattgtgtactacaactattctccttactatatttgacctacattttaatctgttccctgttcaattttaaatattattatgttgttttgtatttatgtgtcgctttggacaaaggcgtctgctaaatccataaccataaccataaccatagaaGTCTgcaccgggagtaattgataagtctgattcccatttgtgatatggcaggccaattgttttttctgaatgagatataattttgtaaatttgggagagtatttttttgggagagggaatattaagcagctctgagattggtgggggaatgtcaaggttagctgtctggatgttacttttttcctaggatagattatttaatttgcaggtattgtaagaagtgtttactctcgatgccgtgcttctggaccaaacaggaaaatgaggccagattattgtcttgaataatgtgttgaaggtgagtgataccctttcccatccatgtaTGAAAGTTAAGTGGttttttattgacggtgaaatctgggttattccaaatcggggtgcgaattgatagtgctataggtgaatcagtgatgtggtagaatctccaccaggctgtcagagtagattaaattgttggggctttgaaggatggatgttttttgatTGACTGgctgcagaaagggagatctgagattttaatttctttacagattgtttgttctaggtctaaccaggtgttgtctgagggggtggggtgtagccatttgtAAATGAAGTGGAGCTGATTGgccaaaagagaactgttttgatcaactctgccctctgccctcatCGTGTCGTCTCCCTGCGGTCTGCTCACGGCTTTTATCCTGTGCCTCGCCTGTCTGCTGGGTACCCCTTTACTTATAACATATGAACAGTGTATAAAACCTAACTGcacctacacttttaatgtaattgtttgtagATAGAAAATAGTTTCGTTAAGATATCAGGGTTctcagatgaaactacatttatcaaactaaaaataggaaataatagaatgtaaaaacaataccaaccaattaaaaacaaattcaaatactagcacatatttagcctaggctacttgggtctttttatgtttccacaggtttcactgatattatgtaggcttagctacatcagaccctctgtgtaatataaaaacacaggatctgtgccaaactaatCTAAACTAACTAAAACTAATTATTGTGCCaaagggcacaataatttattcaagatataatgagaatggacacctaggctatggagttcatctccttggaaatgacaatcgattttacctcaccacaatgtaaaggtttatttaaatagagaattaccttgctaactaaccttggtaactaaccaaggtccactttactagcctcagtgggtaagtaagtagcaggtaagtagccagtaattcaatgtatgaagaggtgacatgagctatgaaagaacaagcacgtttataaatgaaggttgtaaaataacacattttcaacaagctagacgtcagTTAGCAATTTACATTTAGGCCtacccatgcacgtcagcagcaaaccgaatttagcctactggaggaatttacttagcgttttgtcattcaatgttgacacttgctcagttgcttctagcgccacggtggttaaaaatggtacggtccacAATAGGAGTttctgaaatcgctttacattaaaatatTTCTACAGTGAAAacaggagttgacttgtattgtaactgtaattatattttttcacaatatcatAAAAAAtatctgacccccccaaaactgatatttctgtctctttggggggtactgggtcttcattggggggtatagtaccccccagtaccccctgtaattcgaactatgcTGACAGCCTAggggagacttttatccctaagtaagtgatatagttagtgcagagtggaataggtgaagagttggctgtcacatcccagctgttgggatgtaatgggagaattgcagatttattccaattgattgagtattcagaaattttagagaatgtgtcaatTAGTTTGATGGTTTCTTTTACTGATGTAgtggggtcttgaagaaagagaagaatgtcgtcggcataaaggctgattttgttatgcatatatggagtctggacacctttgatgagggggttctgatggatggcagctgctaggggttcaatgaagattgtaaatagtgagggggagagtgggcacccttgtctagttccccggtgaagagtgaaactttgtgatgttagtccattggtgattactgtggctgaaggagaggtgtatagaagtttaatccagttaatgaacgactccccgaagccaaacctccctaagttggaaaacaggaaattccagttcaccctatcaaatgctttttctgcgtccagagttgctatgatggtaTTATCTTGAACATTTGTGGAGTGATACATTATATTAAACAGTCTGCGGGTGTTGGTGGATGAAATTCTGcctttaatgaagcctgtttggtctgggtggataatggatggggtgacctttgctaatctgtgtgctagcatttttgcgattatcttattgtccacattgaggagagagattggccggtagctggatggcaatgttgggtccttactgggcttgaggagcagtgaaattgaggctgtggtggaactggttggaagacgtcctttctgttttgattcattaatcattctGGTGAAAAGTGGAGCTAAAAtggtccaaaattgtttgtagaactcagcAGGGAAGCCATCCGGACCTGGTGCTTTATTATTGGGCATCTGTTTCGGGGCATCAAACAGTTCTTGTTGAGTTATAGGTGATTCCAGGTTATTTATTTGGGTCTCATTGAGTTGTggtaatttgatgctgtttaggaaagagtctatgaattcctggtttatttctgaagaatatagtttattgtaaaactggtaaaaaacatgatttatttcttcGGGTGAACTGGTTAGCTTCCCTGCTGAGTTCTTTATGACTGGGAttgttgatttttctttgttacgttgaatttga
Above is a genomic segment from Alosa sapidissima isolate fAloSap1 chromosome 4, fAloSap1.pri, whole genome shotgun sequence containing:
- the LOC121707706 gene encoding uncharacterized protein LOC121707706 isoform X2: MKKNCKKYLDLQDEPHHLRWMKNTHQLIYPTKSHLPDRIHMFNQESPGNLSLLISDLTKEDEGNYRCEGWTSSYRDITLRVEECSLMEKNTRFEIVKSSGESVLLPCSCSPLHVKPESVNWDVFRSRGSPNGLPMEVPSTSGPYRGRVQMFKHLSPGNASLLISDLTEEDQGIYRCFLNKQVREINLLIKASVLPSKAPPKTHTPVTKEKDSSRNGGTKTPLYIFILVAVLPLLLLLGVVIFLYMRHKGQKGEITKSGQIQEDEQKDDTRVYCTVQETRDDMFTRVENQDEVTYSTVIHSNKHRAAQVEMDTDDSTEYARIKRT
- the LOC121707706 gene encoding uncharacterized protein LOC121707706 isoform X1; the protein is MPRIILLFFCWMVRIASGCSLQDTNSIKVTKYPGEYVLLPCSCANLQDEPHHLRWMKNTHQLIYPTKSHLPDRIHMFNQESPGNLSLLISDLTKEDEGNYRCEGWTSSYRDITLRVEECSLMEKNTRFEIVKSSGESVLLPCSCSPLHVKPESVNWDVFRSRGSPNGLPMEVPSTSGPYRGRVQMFKHLSPGNASLLISDLTEEDQGIYRCFLNKQVREINLLIKASVLPSKAPPKTHTPVTKEKDSSRNGGTKTPLYIFILVAVLPLLLLLGVVIFLYMRHKGQKGEITKSGQIQEDEQKDDTRVYCTVQETRDDMFTRVENQDEVTYSTVIHSNKHRAAQVEMDTDDSTEYARIKRT
- the LOC121707706 gene encoding uncharacterized protein LOC121707706 isoform X3, yielding MKNTHQLIYPTKSHLPDRIHMFNQESPGNLSLLISDLTKEDEGNYRCEGWTSSYRDITLRVEECSLMEKNTRFEIVKSSGESVLLPCSCSPLHVKPESVNWDVFRSRGSPNGLPMEVPSTSGPYRGRVQMFKHLSPGNASLLISDLTEEDQGIYRCFLNKQVREINLLIKASVLPSKAPPKTHTPVTKEKDSSRNGGTKTPLYIFILVAVLPLLLLLGVVIFLYMRHKGQKGEITKSGQIQEDEQKDDTRVYCTVQETRDDMFTRVENQDEVTYSTVIHSNKHRAAQVEMDTDDSTEYARIKRT